Part of the Flavobacterium alkalisoli genome is shown below.
GACTTGAAGCAGGAGACAGGATAGTATCAAAAGGTTTTGAAAACTTACAGGAAGGAGCTGTGGTAGTTCCGCAGAAAGCAGAATCTGAAATGGCTTCCAAGTAATTTATAACCAACAATTTAATTAGAAACAAAGATGTTTAGAAAATTTATAGACCGGCCGGTTTTGGCTACGGTCATATCCATCCTATTGGTAATTTTAGGGGTAATTGGCCTCTTTAAACTGCCATTACAGCAGTTCCCGGATATCGCACCGCCTGCTGTTCAGGTTACGGCCCTTTACCCGGGTGCCAATGCAGAAACGGTTCTGCGTTCGGTTGCTCCGTCACTTGAGGAATCCATCAACGGGGTAGAGAACATGATTTACATGAGCTCAACAGCCAGTAATGACGGTTCATTGGTTATTACAGTATATTTTAAACTGGGTACCAACCCAGATCAGGCAGCAGTAAACGTACAAAATAGGGTGGCTCAGGCTACCAGCCAGCTGCCATCAGAAGTTATACAGGCAGGTGTTACCACAGCTAAGCAGCAAAACAGCCTTATTATGGTAACCGCTTTATATTCTGAAGATGAAAAAACATACGACCAGACATTTCTTACTAACTACGCCCAAATCAATATTATTCCTGAGATTAAAAGGATACCGGGTGTAGGTCAGGCAGCAATTTTTGGTGGTAATAAAGATTATTCCATGAGGGTGTGGTTAAAACCGGCCCAAATGACTACTTATAACATTACCCCTAAAGAAGTGATGGCAGCTATACAGGATAAAAACCTTGAGGCTGCTCCCGGTAAGTTTGGAGAGAACAGTGCCGAATCATTTGAGTATGTTATAAAATATAAAGGTAAGCTAAGTAAGCCTGCCGATTATGAAAGCATGATTATACGTACCAATCCAGACGGGTCAATTTTACGACTTAAGGATGTGGCACGTGTAGAGTTTGGTTCTTATACTTATGGTAACTTTACCAGGATTAATGGTAAACCGGGAACTAATATTATGGTTATCCAGTTACCGGGTTCTAATGCAAATGATATTCAGATTGCTATCAGCGAGCTGATGGATAAGGCAGAAAAAAGTTTCCCTAAAGGAGTAAAACGTGTAAATATTTATAACACAAAGGTAATGCTTGATGCCTCTATTTCTCAGGTTAAGTCAACACTTGTTGAGGCATTTTTACTTGTGTTTATAGTGGTATTCCTGTTCCTGCAGGACTTTAGGTCAACACTTATTCCTGCCATAGCGGTTCCGGTTGCTATTATGGGTACTTTCTTTTTCATGAGCCTTTTTGGGTTTTCAATAAACCTGCTAACATTATTTGCACTTGTATTGGCCATTGGTATTGTGGTGGATGACGCTATTGTAGTGGTAGAGGCAGTACACTCTAAAATGGAGAGGGGTATGTCGCCTAAGCATGCAACCACATCGGCAATGAGTGAAATTACAGGAGCTATTATTTCCATTACACTGGTTATGTCGGCAGTATTCCTTCCGGTAGGTTTTATGGAAGGCTCGACAGGGGTATTTTACAGGCAGTTTGCCTTTACCCTGGCAATAGCCATTGTTATATCAGCAGTAAATGCATTAACACTAAGTCCGGCTTTAGCAGCGCTTTTCCTTAAGGATAATCATCATCACAATCAAAACGGACATGCTGTTAAAACCACTTTCAAGCAACGCTTTTTTGCCGGATTTAATAATGGATTTGAAAAAGTAACCAACAGATATATGGGAAGCCTTCGTTTTCTTATTCGCAATAAATGGATTAGCCTTGGCGGATTAGGATTAGTTATTCTGGCTACCGTATGGATGGTAAAAACGACACCGTCAGGGTTTATACCTTCAGAAGATCAGGGATTCATAGCTGTATCGGTATCGATGCCGGCAGGTACTTCCCTTGACCGTACCATTAAGATTCTTGAAGAGGCCGAAGGTGTAATTAATACAGTAAAGGCTAACAGGGAAATAGACGGACTTTCAGGCTTTAATATGCTTACGCAGTCGTCGAGCCCTTCATTTGGTGTGCTTTTCCTTAATCTTAAACCGTTAAAAGAGCGTGGAGAGATAAGCGATATAGAGGATATTATGAATGAGGTGCGCGGTAAGCTTTCCTTAGTAAAAGGAGCTAACTTCTTTGTGTTTACATTCCCTACCGTTCCAGGTTTCAGTAATATTGACGGACTTGATTTTGTACTTCAGGATCGTACCGGAGGTAAACTGGATAAGTTTAGTGAGGTTGGAAACAGGTTTATTGGCGAACTTATGAAAAGAGATGAGATTGCCGTTGCCTTTACGCCTTTCAGGGCTGATTATCCTCAGTATGAATTACAGGTGGACGATGTAAAAGCCGAGCAGCTTGGTGTAAGTGTAAAAGACTTACTGCAAACAGTACAGGCTTACTACGGTAGTGCACAGGTGTCTGACTTTAACCGATTTGGTAAGTATTACCGTGTAATGGTACAGGCAGATAAAGATAATCGTGCCACGCCTGAATCGCTTAATGCGGTGTATGTGAAAAACAGGACCGGTGAAATGGTACCGGTAAATACATTGGTTAAACTGGAAAGAGTTTACGGACCGGAGAATGCATCACGTTACAACCTGTTTAACTCTATGGGGGTTAATGCAATTCCGGCTCCGGGATACAGCTCGGGAGCGGCAATTAAAGCAGTTGAAGAAGTTGCCGAAAAATACCTGCCTCAGGGGTACTCTTATGAGTTTTCAGGTTTAACAAGAGAGGAGATTATTTCCGGAGGACAATCAACAGTAATTTTCCTTTTAAGCTTACTGTTTATTTACTTCCTTCTTGCAGCTCAGTATGAAAGTTATATACTACCATTAGCGGTAATACTTTCTATTCCTACAGGTGTATTCGGGGTATTTGCAGCCATTGGTTTGACAGGTATTTCTAATAATATTTATGTACAGGTGGCACTTGTAATGCTTATAGGTCTTCTTGCTAAAAATGCCATCCTTATTGTAGAGTTTGCGGTGCAGAGAAGAAGGCAGGGTAAAACATTGCTTTCTGCTTCACTGGAAGCGGCTAAATTAAGGTTAAGGCCTATTATAATGACATCGCTTGCCTTTATTGTAGGACTTATACCAATGATGTTTGCCATAGGGCCATCTGCAAAAGGTAACCACTCAATCAGTATTGGTGCTGCCGGAGGTATGCTCTCGGGAGTAGTACTGGGTCTGTTTATCATTCCTGTATTGTTTATTGTATTCCAGTACATTCAGGAAAAAATATCGGGTAAACCGCAACCTAAAACAATTAAGCAGGAACATTTGGAACCTGCAGAACTTGAACTGATGAACTAATTTATTAAGGCTCCTCTTAAGGAGGAGCCTCTAAAATATCAACAATGAAAAATTTATATATATATCTTTTATCTGTTCTTTTTCTCATGCTAACAGGGTGTAAGGTCTCTAAGGATGTGGAAACTCCACAACCTGACCTCCCTGTAGCATACAGAAATGCAATTACTACCGCAGATACTTCGACAATTGCCGATATTGAATGGCGTACTTTTTTTCCGGATGCTACTTTACAGCAACTGATTGATAAGGCCCTTTCAGGAAATTATGACCTACAACAGGCCCTTAAAAATATTGAGGCTTCAAGATTATTACTTAAGCAGTCTAAATGGGGTAATGTGCCGCAACTTAATGCTTATGTAACGGCAAGCTCTACAATCCCCTCCGAAAACAGTTTAAACGGATTAAGCGCTAATAATTTTTTAGGGACAAGCCATGTAGAGAATTATGATGCCGGACTGTCATTATCATGGGAAGCAGATATTTGGGGTAAAATAAGTAGCAGGAAAAAAGAGGCTTTAGCCCAATATTTGAAAACTGAAGAGGCTAAAAAAGCAATACAAACGGAATTAGTGTCTGGTGTTGCTCAGGGGTATTATAACCTGCTTATGCTTGATGCGCAGTTAAGTGTTGCAAGAAAAAACCTTGATTTAAGTAATAATACTGTTCGTATAATACGAATGCAGTTTGAATCGGGGCAGGTTACCTCACTTGCCGTAGAGCAGGCAGAAGCGCAAAGGCTTAATGCAGCTCAAATAGTGCCAATGCTTGAAAAAGAGATTGTACTTCAGGAAAATGCACTTAGTGTACTTACCGGAGAGCTTCCGGCTGAAATTGCAAGAATAGCTTCTATAGATCTTGAACCTGTTTATGAGAATATTAACTACCGGTGTACCCGCAGCAGTTGTGAGCAGAAGGCCGGATATCAAAATGTTTGAATATGACCTTGCAGCAGCAAATGCAAGGGTAGGGGTTACAAAAGCCCAAATGTATCCTGCATTAAATATTACGGCATCTGGTGGTTTAAACTCTTTTAAATCGGATAACTGGTTTAATATGCCTTCTTCATTATTTGGTATTGTGGCAGGAAGCGTTGCTCAGCCTTTATTGAATAATAAAAGATTAAGGACACAATATGAAGTGGCTAAAGTAGAAAGGGAAAAGGCTGTGCTGGCTTTCAGACAGGGAGTATTGGTAGCTGTTAGTGAAGTCTCTGATGCTTTGGTAAAAATAGAAAAGCTTAAGGAAGAACAGCAGTTTGCTGAACAAAGGGTAGCAAGCTTACAAAGGGCTACCGGAAATGCTGACAAATTGTTTAACAGCGGGATGGCAAACTATCTTGAAGTGATTACTGCTCAAAGTAACGTACTTCAGAGTGAGCTAGACCTGGCAGCATTAAAGAGAGACCAGCTAAGTGCCCTGGCCGAATTGTATAAGGCTTTGGGTGGTGGCTGGAAATGATGGTGTTTATTGTTAAAAAGGAAAAGCTGCCCTTTCGGGCAGCTTTTTTATAATAAAACGGATTACTTCCGTATTATTTAGCAATATTAACAGCTCTGGTTTCGCGGATAACAGTAATTTTTACCTGCCCCGGATACGTCATTTCTGTTTGGATTTTGTGTGAAATTTCAAATGAAAGGTTAGCAGCCATTTCGTCGCTTACTTTTTCACTTTCAACAATTACACGAAGCTCTCTACCTGCCTGAATTGCATAAGCACTCTTAACTCCGCCAAATCCGTAAGCGATGTCCTCAAGGTCTTTAAGGCGCTGGATATAAGAATCAAGAACCTGTCTTCTTGCTCCCGGTCTTGCACCTGAAATAGCATCACAAACCTGAACGATAGGAGACAGAAGTGATTTCATTTCAATCTCGTCGTGGTGAGCACCAATAGCGTTGCAAACTTCTTCTTTCTCACCATATTTCTCAGCCCACTGCATACCAAGTAATGCGTGTGGAAGATCACTTTCTGTATCCGGCACCTTACCTATATCGTGTAATAGACCTGCTCTTTTTGCAAGCTTAACGTTAAGTCCAAGTTCTGCAGCCATAAGTCCGCAAAGCTTAGCAACTTCGCGAGAGTGTTGTAGAAGGTTTTGTCCGTAAGAAGAACGGTATTTCATTCTACCTACAATTTTGATAAGTTCAGGATGTAATCCGTGGATACCAAGGTCAATAACCGTACGTTTACCAACTTCAATAATTTCGTCTTCAATCTGTTTTGCTGTTTTAGCAACAACTTCTTCAATACGTGCAGGGTGAATCCTACCGTCTGTAACAAGTTTGTGAAGTGCAAGACGAGCAACTTCTCTTCTTACAGGGTCAAAACAAGAAAGGATGATAGCTTCCGGAGTATCGTCAACAATAATTTCAACTCCTGTAGCCGCCTCAAGGGCACGGATGTTTCTACCTTCGCGACCAATAATTCTACCTTTTACATCATCCGATTCGATGTTGAATACAGATACACAGTTTTCAACAGCTTCTTCCGTACCAATACGCTGAATAGTGTTGATAATGATTTTCTTAGCTTCCTGTTGTGCGGTAAGCTTAGCTTCTTCAATAGTATCCTGTATATGAGACATAGCAGTGGTTTTAGCCTCTGCCTTAAGGCTCTCTACAAGCTGGTTTTTAGCTTCCTCTGCCGATAGGCCTGAAATAACTTCAAGTTGTTCTACCTGGCTTTTGTGTAGCCTGTCAATCTCAGCCTGCTTTTTGTCAAGAAAATCTATACGGTTGTTGTAATCGGTAATTTTAGCTTCAACTTCGTCGTTAAGCTTTTTTGTTTTAGCAAGCTCATTAGAAACCTGAGATTCTTTATCACGGGTTCTTTTTTCAGCCTCGGCAATTTTTTTGTCTTTGCCAAGTATTACCTGTTCATGTTCTGCCTTTAGCTCAAGAAATTTTTCTTTTGCCTGCAGTAATTTATCCTTTTTAATGGCTTCGGCATCTGTCTTGGCATCTTTTAATATTGATGCCGCCTCCTTCTTCGCGTTTTTAATAAGAGTGGAAACGTTTTTCTTCTCCAGGAATTTTGCAATCCCGAATCCGAATCCGATCCCCGCGATGCTGCCAATAATTATCAATAGTGTCGAGTCCATAGTTTGTTTATGTAAAATATATATATAAAAAAAGCCTACATCAGGAAGATTGTATAAACTCGTAAAGACAAGTTTTGGGCTAACCCGCTGTTCAAGGATCTGCTCAAAGGCAGCTTGCTTTAGTAGCGATGATTCACCCATTTTAATTTGTTAGTGTTGAGTTTATCAAATATGTACTAATGTAGGCAGTATTTTTGACGTATGTTTAAGAACGTTTTTTTATTTATCTGAGAGGAATTTACCCAGTTTTTCATCCATCTGCTGCAGTCTGTTAAAAGCTTCTTCAAAGTCGGTAGACTTGTCAATCTGCTTTTGTTCAACCTGTGCTGCAAACTGCAACGCACACATTGCCAGTACATCCTGCTTGTCTCTTACGGCATAGTTTTCTTCAAACTGCTTGATCATGGTATCAATCTTTTTGGAAGCGCTTCTCAGGCCTTCTTCCTGTGCCGGGGTTACTGTTAACGGGTATACCCTGTCGGCAATTGATATCTTTATCTTTAGTTTTTCATCCATTTCCTGCTAGTCAGAAAGTTGTGCTATGCAATAATCAATTTCGCGGATCAATGAATTTATTTTGAGTTTTGTATCCCTCTTATTTTCGTCACTGCCCAGTAATGAATTGGCGGTTTTTAGCGATTCAATCTGCTTTTGCAGAGAAGCTATTTCCTGTGCCTGACCACTGATAACCGAAGACGAACGCGTAATTTCGTTCGCCAGTTCCTGATTTTGCCTTTCAAGCTTTTCCGTTTTCTGGACCAGCTTTTGCAGCTTATTTTCAAGAGAATCAACTATTTCGGATAATCCGTTCATTACAGTCAACTTCATTACATGATTCTACAAAGTTAATATTACTTTAATTACATACAACTGTTTGTTATAAAAATTATTACAATATCTTTATGTTTACCGTAATAATTTGTTATGTAAACAGTTATAACAAACAGATTTTGGCACTATTTTTTCGGGTGCTTTTTTATAATTTAGCCATATGAGAATTTTCTTTTTACTTCTATTATATTCAACCGCTTTATTTGCCCAAAACACTTATCCCGAGGACTATTTCCGTTCCCCAATGGATTTGCCGTTGCACCCTTCGGGGACTTTTGGTGAGCTTAGGCGCAATCACTTTCATGCCGGTATAGACTATCGTACCGAGCAAAAAACCGGACTGCCTGTTTATGCCGCTGCCGAAGGTTATGTGTCGCGCATTAGGGTTTCCAGCTATGGGTATGGTACGGCTTTGTATATAGATCATCCTAACGGATATACCACGCTTTATGGGCATTTAAGTGAATATGCTACAAAGATTGAGGAGTATGTGAGAGCTAAGCAATATGAAAAGAAAAGTTTTGATATAGAGTTATTCCCAAAACCGGGAGAATTGCCTGTTGATAAAGGCGAACTCGTTGCGTTATCCGGTAATACGGGAGGTTCCGGTGGGCCACACCTTCATTTTGAATATCGTGATACCAAAACTGAGGAGATAATCAATCCGTTATTCTTTGGTTTGAACAAGATAATGAAAGATACCCAAATGCCTACGGTTTATGGCATGATGGCTTATGCTTTGGGGGATAAGGCTGTGGTAAATGAATCGGAAAAACCGGTTACACTGCACTTGAAATTACTAAAGGACGGGACTTATCTGGCCGATAAGATATATGCCAGAGGTAACGTTGGGCTGTCTATAAATGCTACCGACAAGAGTACGGGAAGCCTGGGTAATAACGGTGTTTTTAAAGTTGAGACTTTTGTAAACGGATCACCGGGTTTTAAGGCTGTTTTCGACCAGTTTGCTTTTGATGAGTCGCGTTATATCAACTATTATATAGATTACCAAAAGTATATGGCTAACGGGCAGCGTTTCCAAAAGCTTTTTGTAACAACCCCTTATCCTTTGGACGTGATTAGGGATAACGCCACAAACGGACAGATTGAAGTTAAGGAAGGAGAAACGGTAAACTACCGTATTGTGGTTTCTGATTTTCACGGCAATAAGAGGGTGGTGAACGGGATTGTTGAGTTTAGCGACAAGCCTGCAACCATTACACAGCCAAAAAAGATAACGCCTTATTTTGTTAAAATGGCTAATGATAACAGCTATACAAAAGACGGGGTTTCGGTTTTTATTCCTGCTAATACACTGTATGAAGACTTTTACATGGACTTTGATGTAAAAGATTCAATCTTATATCTTCATGACGATTCGGTTCCGGTTCATGGCAATATTATCGTTTCTTTTGACGTTAGCCATCTGTCGCCCGAAGTGCTGCAAAGAACATTTATAGCTGGTGTAGACGGTAACAGAATTCTATATAACAACAGTTATATGGAAAACGGCAAGCTAACGGCTAAGGTAAGATACTTGGGTAAATTTAAGCTGGCGCAGGATAACACGCCGCCTAAAATATTCAGCCCTAGCTTTGCAGAAGGCAAATGGCTAAGTTCAAACAAAACGTTTAGCCTTAAGATTAGTGATGACCTTTCGGGTATCGCTACCTTTGATGCCTGGCTTAACGGTAAGTGGATATTGATGCATTATGACTACAAGACACGCATAATTTATCATAATTTTAGTGATGGTATTGTAGATGAGGGGCGTAACGATTTAAAAGTTACGGTTACCGATAATGTGGGAAATTCTGCTACCTTTGAAACACATTTTTTCAGAACTCAAAAAACAACGTCTGTTGAAAAAGATAAATAAGTTATTTACGCTGGCTTTTTTACTGGTTAGCGCTGTAGTATTTGCTCAACAAAAGCCTATTATGTATGGTATACTTCTGGACGAAAACAGGCAGCCTATAGAAGGGGTTAATGTTTATTATGCCGATATTGAAGGTACTGTAAGAACCATATCTGATGTTAATGGTTTTTATAAAATTGAAATTCCTATAGAGAGGGAAGTTGTGGTGTGGTTTGAACATACAAGCTTTAAGCTGTCTTCATTAGATGTTGTGATGCAGGCTAATGATACGGCAGAAATGAACTTTATCATGCTTACGGGGCATACAGAGCTGCAAAATGTTGTTATAGATAAAACTGTAGACAGGAAGAGGGTCGAGGGGATTATAAGCGTATCTCCCGAAACGATAAGGAAAATACCCGGAGCAATGCCCGGAGTGGAAAATATAATTAAGATTATAGGAGGTAATTCCAATAACGAGCTTAGTACACAGTATGCTGTGCGAGGCGGTAATTATGATGAAAACCTTGTGTATGTGGAGGATGTGGAAATATACCGTCCTTTCCTTATCCGTTCCGGTCAGCAGGAAGGTTTAAGTTTTACAAATACTGCGATGGTAGAAAATGTAGATTTTTCTGCCGGAGGATTTCAGGCCAGATATGGAGATAAGTTGTCGTCGGTTCTTGATATAACTTACAGGAGGCCGGTAGATTTTGGGGCACAGCTTGAAGCCAGCTTTTTAGGAGGTAGCCTAACGGTTGAAGGAGTCTCTAAAGATAAAAAATGGAATGCGGTTGTAGGCGGGCGTTACCGTGATAACAGTTTATTGGTAAACAGTCAGCAAACCGAAACAAACTACAAACCTACTTTTGCAGATATACAGACAATGGTAAACTTTAATCCTAATGAAAAGTGGGAAATAAGTTTTTTAGGAAATGTATCTGAAAATAAATATCATTACCAGCCTTTTTACAGGCAAACCAACTTTGGAACCATAGACGACCCTATTGCGCTTCAGATATTTTATGACGGACAGGAAAAGGATGAGTACAAAACCTATTTTGGTGCTTTAAAATCAACTTACATTGTATCTGAAGATTTTACCCTAAAGGTAATAGGTTCCATATACCATACTCAGGAGCAGGAACACTTCGATATATTGGCGCAGTATGCACTTGGAGAGGTAGATACCAATATTGGTTCTGAAACTTTTGGTGACGTGCGTTTTGCCAGGGCTGTAGGTTCAGAACTAAATCACGGTCGTAATGATCTTGATGCCTTAATTGTAAATGCAGAGGTAAAAGGATTTCATGATCTGGAAAAGAATAAAATTGAATGGGGTGTAAAATATACCCGTGAAGATATTCATGACCGCTTGGTAGAATGGCAGGTTATAGACTCTGCAGGTTTTTCGATAAATCCGCCAATTGTAGATTTACCACGTAACGATCAGCCCTATAATCCATATACAGGTCCGCTTGTACCTTACAGCGGAGCAAGGGCAACAAATTTTACTCAGGTAAACAGGTTTTCGGGATATGCACAATGGAGCAGAAGAGCAAAATGGGGTAGAAGTGAGGTTTGGATGAATGCAGGTGTGAGGGCACAACAATGGCAAATAACCGCAAGAGGTTATGAAGATGGCGACAGTAAAATTGTAGTTAGCCCAAGGGCACAATTTTCAATAAAACCGGCTTGGGAAATGGATATGCTTTTCAGGCTTTCAGGAGGATATTACTACCAACCTCCTTTTTATCGTGAGTTAAGGGCGCAGGATGGTTCTATAAATACCAATGTAGATGCACAGCGTTCGGTTCATGTAGTGTTGTCTAACGATTATAGTTTTAAAACTAAAAAAGGCAAGAAATTCAAGTTAGTATCTGAGGCTTATTATAAAACCCTTACGGATGTTAATACCTATACTTTAGAAAACGTAAGGATAAGATACCGCGCTAACAACGATGCCGTTGCATATACTTACGGACTGGATATGAGGCTTAACGGGGAGTTTGTGCCGGGTACAGAGTCTTGGCTGAGTTTTGGATACATGAAAACCGAGGAAAATCTTAATGATAGGGGATATATATCACGTCCAACCGACCAGAGACTTAAGTTTGGTATCCTTTTCCAGGATTATGTGCCTAACATCCCTAATATCAAAATGTATCTTAATCTGGTTTATAATACAGGGCTTCCGGGAGGTTCTCCTTCTTATGCCGATCCTTATATTTATCAGTCAAGGCTTAACGATTATCGTCGTGCCGACATAGGTTTTTCTTATGTGTTTACAGGGCCGGGAGTTGAAAAGAAATATGACGAAGATCATTGGCTTTCTACGTTTAAGGAGCTTTCACTGGGCTTAGAGATATTTAACCTGTTTAATAACCAAAATGCTATTACAAATACATGGGTGAGGGATGTGTATACTAAAAATCAATATGGTATTCCTAATTATTTAACATCACGCGTATTTAGCCTTAAGCTTTCGGCCAGGATTTAATTTTTTGAAACATTTTGTTTATTTTTGATATGGTATTCAATACAGGATACCGATATTCCCTATACAATGAAAAAAGTTGCTGTTGTTATATTAGCCCTTACGTCATTATTCACCATTAGCTGTAAAAAAGAAGAAGAAAAACCTAAGGTGAAATATGAAGAATCTATTGAAGCTAAAAAGGCTGTGAGAAAGCCGGATTCTTCTCAGATTAAGGTTGCCGATCTTCCGGTACATATGGAAGGAACAAAATACCTTATCCATCCGGTAGGGGATATGCGTATTTATGATGACAACATTAAAACATACGGAAGTAGCAGGATGAATAATGTGAGCTACGCAATATCTAACTATAACCGTTATGAGCTTACCGGTTATTTTGAAAACCTTAAATTTCAACACATAGATTCTACAGCCTTAAATCCGTTAACAGATAAGCTTGTACAGATACAAACAGCCACTTATTTAAATACTGTTGCCGAAAGGACCAAAAAACAAATTTTAGTATATACTCTTGTTGATAGTGATACCAACCAGGATGGTAAAGTAGATTCTAATGACATTCGCTCTTTATATATAAGTGATATAAGCGGAAAGAACTTTACCAAGCTTTCTAAAGATATGCAGGAGCTTATAGACTGGAATATTATAGATGCTCAAAACAGGCTTTATTTCCGTACTATTGAGGACATCAATAAGAATGGTGCTTTTGATAAGAACGACAAAGTGCATTATCAGTATTGCCAGCTTAATTCCGGTGAATGGACGGTGGAAGCTTATGAGCCTGTATACTAAATAAGGATATCGCTTTCCAAATCCGATTTTTCAATATTAAAATTAAAGCCCAATTGTTCCATAAGTTGGAAAACCAGGTTTTTATACCAGTTCTCTGATTTGGGGTGTATGTATACTTTTTCTATAAGTTTATTGATATCGATATTTATCTTGACACCTTCATTAATATTAAGATTGTGTTTGGTAAGGTTTGATATTATACGAACCTCTCTTTCATACTGAAAGCTTTTTCTTTTAAACAGGAAAGGGAAAAAGTCATTATCAAACGGAATGTATTCTTTTTTGTAATCTATATACTTAACCTCGCCTATATGCTGTTCATAGCGTGTTTCAGGCTGTAATGCTTCTTCTAGCCTTTTTACAGTTGATTGTATGGCAAGCCCTTCACTATTCTGGGTAAATATCTGCCACATCGCATATGATTCATATTCGTTTATATGCCAACTGCTTATTACCACATTTTCACGATGGGTTTTATAGGAGTCCAAAAATTCAGGATTGTTTTCAGATATTTTTTTCAGTTCCTC
Proteins encoded:
- a CDS encoding M23 family metallopeptidase; this translates as MRIFFLLLLYSTALFAQNTYPEDYFRSPMDLPLHPSGTFGELRRNHFHAGIDYRTEQKTGLPVYAAAEGYVSRIRVSSYGYGTALYIDHPNGYTTLYGHLSEYATKIEEYVRAKQYEKKSFDIELFPKPGELPVDKGELVALSGNTGGSGGPHLHFEYRDTKTEEIINPLFFGLNKIMKDTQMPTVYGMMAYALGDKAVVNESEKPVTLHLKLLKDGTYLADKIYARGNVGLSINATDKSTGSLGNNGVFKVETFVNGSPGFKAVFDQFAFDESRYINYYIDYQKYMANGQRFQKLFVTTPYPLDVIRDNATNGQIEVKEGETVNYRIVVSDFHGNKRVVNGIVEFSDKPATITQPKKITPYFVKMANDNSYTKDGVSVFIPANTLYEDFYMDFDVKDSILYLHDDSVPVHGNIIVSFDVSHLSPEVLQRTFIAGVDGNRILYNNSYMENGKLTAKVRYLGKFKLAQDNTPPKIFSPSFAEGKWLSSNKTFSLKISDDLSGIATFDAWLNGKWILMHYDYKTRIIYHNFSDGIVDEGRNDLKVTVTDNVGNSATFETHFFRTQKTTSVEKDK
- a CDS encoding TonB-dependent receptor — protein: MKKINKLFTLAFLLVSAVVFAQQKPIMYGILLDENRQPIEGVNVYYADIEGTVRTISDVNGFYKIEIPIEREVVVWFEHTSFKLSSLDVVMQANDTAEMNFIMLTGHTELQNVVIDKTVDRKRVEGIISVSPETIRKIPGAMPGVENIIKIIGGNSNNELSTQYAVRGGNYDENLVYVEDVEIYRPFLIRSGQQEGLSFTNTAMVENVDFSAGGFQARYGDKLSSVLDITYRRPVDFGAQLEASFLGGSLTVEGVSKDKKWNAVVGGRYRDNSLLVNSQQTETNYKPTFADIQTMVNFNPNEKWEISFLGNVSENKYHYQPFYRQTNFGTIDDPIALQIFYDGQEKDEYKTYFGALKSTYIVSEDFTLKVIGSIYHTQEQEHFDILAQYALGEVDTNIGSETFGDVRFARAVGSELNHGRNDLDALIVNAEVKGFHDLEKNKIEWGVKYTREDIHDRLVEWQVIDSAGFSINPPIVDLPRNDQPYNPYTGPLVPYSGARATNFTQVNRFSGYAQWSRRAKWGRSEVWMNAGVRAQQWQITARGYEDGDSKIVVSPRAQFSIKPAWEMDMLFRLSGGYYYQPPFYRELRAQDGSINTNVDAQRSVHVVLSNDYSFKTKKGKKFKLVSEAYYKTLTDVNTYTLENVRIRYRANNDAVAYTYGLDMRLNGEFVPGTESWLSFGYMKTEENLNDRGYISRPTDQRLKFGILFQDYVPNIPNIKMYLNLVYNTGLPGGSPSYADPYIYQSRLNDYRRADIGFSYVFTGPGVEKKYDEDHWLSTFKELSLGLEIFNLFNNQNAITNTWVRDVYTKNQYGIPNYLTSRVFSLKLSARI
- a CDS encoding DUF2971 domain-containing protein, which produces MHVSNEQITRPDADTIVWKYLDLSKFLDLLLCKQLFMSRSDKFEDQYEGTFSEPTFEELKKISENNPEFLDSYKTHRENVVISSWHINEYESYAMWQIFTQNSEGLAIQSTVKRLEEALQPETRYEQHIGEVKYIDYKKEYIPFDNDFFPFLFKRKSFQYEREVRIISNLTKHNLNINEGVKINIDINKLIEKVYIHPKSENWYKNLVFQLMEQLGFNFNIEKSDLESDILI